Proteins co-encoded in one Deltaproteobacteria bacterium genomic window:
- a CDS encoding ATP translocase codes for MSNSLLSNYFYRALVLSLEFCLIITGYYVIKPLTRTLFLAHVGSDYLPRIWIFSAILLGFFLPIYQKLLRHFSRYSISFFSVASFVALLALFRAILSTPSSYGVSAFYLLVDFYSIVLVEQFWSLTSALYPTSEGKKWYGLIGSGGLIGGMLGGYLAGSLITYLKLPSQELILLSATMFASLLLLLAMMNKYHFFLDKSHSKSVNQETQISWNQLIKSRYAIILAGVILFSQLIEPIVEFQFLKTVETNLNSLSDRTAYISFAMSALNFAALAINLTLTPLLQYYFGAIAGMGAQPLVVTLSTLAFCLQPTLNIASLLKISDRALSYSINRASKELLYIPLSPVLIYQLKSYIDMFGYRFFKILGSFIILLLTEWLAWEFATYYLSCTVIAVCAIWLLSLYFLAQDYRAISVATPDSTPA; via the coding sequence ATGTCTAACTCTCTTCTATCGAACTATTTCTATCGGGCACTGGTATTATCACTAGAGTTTTGTTTAATAATAACGGGCTATTACGTAATTAAACCACTTACGCGCACACTCTTTCTCGCGCACGTTGGAAGCGACTATCTGCCGCGCATCTGGATATTTTCTGCCATACTCCTTGGTTTCTTTTTGCCAATTTACCAAAAACTTCTTCGGCACTTTTCGCGCTATAGCATTTCATTTTTTTCAGTAGCAAGCTTTGTAGCACTGCTAGCATTGTTTCGCGCCATCCTCTCAACGCCTAGCAGCTATGGAGTAAGCGCTTTTTACCTGCTTGTGGATTTCTATAGCATAGTCCTAGTCGAACAATTTTGGAGTCTTACAAGCGCATTATATCCAACCTCCGAGGGGAAAAAGTGGTATGGACTGATTGGAAGCGGCGGACTCATCGGCGGCATGCTCGGAGGTTATCTTGCCGGATCTTTAATTACCTACCTAAAACTTCCTTCACAAGAGCTAATACTTCTTAGCGCCACAATGTTTGCTTCGCTTCTCTTGTTACTAGCGATGATGAACAAATATCACTTTTTTTTGGACAAATCGCACAGCAAGTCAGTTAACCAAGAAACTCAGATTAGCTGGAATCAATTAATAAAAAGCCGCTACGCGATAATACTTGCGGGGGTTATTCTTTTTTCTCAACTGATAGAACCAATTGTCGAATTTCAATTCTTAAAAACAGTAGAAACTAATCTTAATTCACTTTCAGATAGAACGGCCTATATTTCATTTGCCATGAGCGCACTTAACTTTGCAGCACTTGCAATAAACCTAACTCTTACTCCATTGTTACAGTACTACTTTGGAGCAATAGCAGGTATGGGCGCTCAACCTTTAGTAGTCACTCTCAGCACTCTCGCGTTTTGCCTGCAACCAACATTAAACATTGCATCCTTATTAAAAATAAGCGATCGCGCGCTTTCGTATTCAATTAACCGCGCCTCTAAAGAGCTACTGTATATACCTCTAAGTCCAGTTCTTATATATCAACTTAAGTCATACATAGACATGTTTGGGTATAGATTCTTTAAGATACTAGGTTCATTTATTATACTGCTGCTAACGGAGTGGCTTGCCTGGGAATTCGCTACTTACTATCTATCATGCACCGTAATAGCAGTATGCGCGATCTGGCTTCTCTCCTTGTACTTTCTAGCACAAGATTACCGAGCGATAAGTGTTGCCACACCGGATTCTACTCCCGCATAG
- a CDS encoding serine hydrolase, which yields MRLCIFSLTVFLFLGSFTACSLSQAKLPKHDVSCRGALELEQSRDNYLQGRLSAVMDKLDLKVLVEEKKIGVAVVDVTRPSCPRFAGVNENRMMYAASLPKIAILFGLFKRIEEGELKWDKRYRALASNMIRYSSNNAATELFYAVGPSYINSLLSSSRYHFYDVNNGGGLWVGKEYGSAPAWKREPLKNLAHAASAMSVARFYYMLDTNQLLEQRLTAKMKAVLSKPGLKHKFVKAIMQRHPHAKMFRKSGTWIDFHSDSALIERGGRRYIAVVLMENCDGAELLERIIIEIDKIIT from the coding sequence ATGCGCCTATGTATTTTCTCATTAACCGTTTTTCTTTTTCTTGGTTCTTTTACTGCCTGTTCTCTATCTCAAGCCAAGTTGCCTAAGCACGATGTGTCGTGTCGAGGTGCTTTGGAGCTTGAGCAGAGTCGCGATAATTACTTGCAAGGGCGGCTGTCGGCAGTGATGGATAAGCTCGATCTTAAGGTGCTAGTCGAGGAGAAAAAAATTGGCGTTGCAGTAGTGGATGTAACTAGACCTTCTTGTCCGCGATTTGCTGGCGTCAATGAAAATCGCATGATGTATGCGGCAAGTTTGCCTAAAATTGCCATTTTGTTTGGGCTGTTTAAGCGCATAGAGGAGGGTGAGTTAAAGTGGGATAAGCGGTATCGAGCATTGGCGTCTAATATGATTCGCTATTCGTCAAACAACGCAGCTACTGAGTTATTTTACGCCGTGGGGCCGTCGTATATTAATAGTTTGCTGAGTTCCTCACGATATCATTTTTACGATGTGAATAACGGAGGTGGTTTATGGGTGGGAAAGGAGTATGGCAGTGCTCCGGCATGGAAGAGGGAGCCGCTAAAAAACCTTGCGCATGCCGCTTCTGCCATGAGCGTCGCTCGTTTTTATTACATGCTCGATACAAATCAGTTATTGGAACAGAGACTAACTGCTAAGATGAAGGCAGTGCTGAGCAAACCTGGGCTAAAGCATAAGTTTGTAAAGGCTATTATGCAGCGCCATCCGCACGCTAAGATGTTTAGAAAATCTGGAACATGGATCGATTTTCATTCAGATAGCGCGCTCATAGAACGCGGTGGCAGGCGTTATATTGCCGTAGTGCTAATGGAAAATTGCGACGGCGCTGAGCTACTCGAGAGAATTATAATTGAAATAGATAAAATTATTACTTAG